Within the Paraburkholderia aromaticivorans genome, the region GGGCACGATGGCGCGCAGCGCATCGAAATCGGTCTCGTACGAAATGATGAAGTATTCCCGATTGATGAAGCGGTACGGCGGCCGGGGATAGGCGGGATTGTGAACAGGCATCGCAAAGGCGTCTTTGCGGATTGAAGCGAGATTCATAACACTCCTCTATGACAGGTGGCACATGCAGAGCCGGTGCAATGGTAGAGGCAATGCCCATGCAATAGAAGCCATCATTCATCAATAGACCGTTAACCAAACTGCAACGCTGCGGCCGGAACCTCCGTACAAGTCACGGGGGCGAATGCGCCACTGGTATTGCCAGCCAGATCATGGCTGGCTTCGGCGGACCCGGTGCGCCGACGTCGACAACTAATTAGAGTAGTCGCTAAGATGTGTGGGGCAGGGTGCCGGCAAAGCGTGGCGAATGTTAGTTTGCTGACACAGGAAGTCGCCGTCCGACAGCTCGATGCCGCCACCGTCAGCAATCCTTCGCATTCCTGACGCAGAACCGTGTTCGCCCGAGCGTCGGCTCCGGCCGATGATTTGCCGTACCCGGTGCCCGACGGAACGGCCGTTGCGTCCACCGGTTGAATCCGCCCCTGCGTAGCGGACGTAAGAAATTGCTTCCTGGCGGTACCTCAGCTCGAGTTCTAAGTCTCTTCGGCTTGCCGACTGATGGCGCCTGCGTCATAACCCAGTCGCTCCGATGCAAGCGCGGCGCAATCGAGCAACGAATTGATATGGGCCGACTCTCCAGAAACCGGCAGATCGTTGTCCCGTCCAAGCAGCCCAATCACGACGGAGACTTTACCCGTGTGGTCGTAGACAGGAGCAGCGACGGCATTTATGCCGGGTACGCTCAGCCCCGCGATTGCTGCATAACCGTTCGCGCGTACTTCCCGATAAAGCTCGCGCAGCTGGGCCGACGTGAATTTTTGCCCGGAGACCGAAAGCGTGTGCTCCTGAAGCCTGACGGCCTTCTTGACAATCTCCTCGGACAAATGGGCTGCGAATACCCGTCCCGTCGCGCTAAGGTGAATTGGCAGTTGCGCCCCGACGCGGATGTTCATGTAGATCGGACTGTCGGCTTCCTCCAGCAAACAGACGACAGGACCCACATCAGTCCAGATC harbors:
- a CDS encoding IclR family transcriptional regulator gives rise to the protein MPLIPFAPIHERKAMNVETKAEQDDQADDQRPGIQSVEIGAEILRALATFGRLVPLRSLAAKCGMPVGKVHRYLVSLTRAGLVEQDGASGHYGVGRSSIAIGLSGLWACSPVKEAARAIARLRDTTRDTTFGAIWTDVGPVVCLLEEADSPIYMNIRVGAQLPIHLSATGRVFAAHLSEEIVKKAVRLQEHTLSVSGQKFTSAQLRELYREVRANGYAAIAGLSVPGINAVAAPVYDHTGKVSVVIGLLGRDNDLPVSGESAHINSLLDCAALASERLGYDAGAISRQAEET